A genomic stretch from Chiloscyllium plagiosum isolate BGI_BamShark_2017 chromosome 2, ASM401019v2, whole genome shotgun sequence includes:
- the mfhas1 gene encoding malignant fibrous histiocytoma-amplified sequence 1 homolog isoform X4 encodes MEGRRREGAAEDVGAGGRQAESLRMSESGSGSGGGGGLKTVRVWREAARRCRKLRGNWRQLSASGPRLSLPSDIGHVQVLNLANNSLLELPDGLDSSLSELRALILRRNRLRRLPSRLCGLPLLDELDLAHNCLAALPAELGALGRLRRLCLSHNKLQQLPPEIGGLSALEELDVSFNELRQLPASLGLLARLRALDVDHNRLSHFPPQILQLAELEELDLSGNQIRALPRDIPRLRSVKILWLSSLRLSALPDTFCGLAALESLMLDNNGLRAVPERFGELRRLKMINLSSNRLEEFPGALLQLTGLEELYLSRNELSVIPAGIAAFSNLAALWLDNNKVRFLPDSIVELSNLEELVLQGNQIAILPDSFGSLSKVSLWKIKDNPLIQPPYEVCMKGIPYIAAYQKELALSQPAVKPRLKLVLMGSKGAGKTSLRQCLVGNAPGAPATHAKGIEVTQWVADAEKNLTFIVYDLAGDQNYDLIQPFFLSPGALYVLVVSLRAYAPDRFYELVGYFLHLLGARVPHGVVCVVGAHVDQCNEKEVEEKCLDIHHQIALQEKRDVEFMQAVAEKVDGALGQEFDLRATSPHAPFYGVSDKNLRRKKAQVQYLLNNRLQILSPVITVSCQGDHVGITRLKEKLLSVAEHREIFPNLHRVLPKSWQRLEELHYKPQELWLSWWDSARLGLQAGLTEDRLQSALSYLHESGKLLYFEDSLTLKECVFHNLTKLIDILNVFFQRDASVLLQKLLADANIDELRATQLHHYVEGFLLHGLLPLHIIRLLLKPHIKTQQDLHLILELLEKMGLCYCLNKPKITPINGVPIWFKFPCYVKNEVPHAEAWINGSNLSGQQLAIEQLQVEYSFPFLFPPGLFPRYSVQINSHVVHRSDGKYQIFAYRGKVPVVISYRPTQSSLQADTLSIASHASLPNIWTAWQAIIPLMEELNVLLQEWPGLYFTVHVLCSKCLKRGSSNPHTFPEIWSMG; translated from the exons ATGgaggggaggaggagggagggagcgGCTGAAGATGTAGGGGCAGGAGGGAGGCAGGCCGAGTCTCTCAGGATGTCCGAGAGCGGTAGCGGTAGCGGTGGCGGGGGGGGCCTGAAGACGGTGCGGGTCTGGCGCGAGGCGGCTCGCCGCTGCCGCAAACTCCGCGGCAACTGGCGGCAGTTGAGCGCGAGCGGCCCGCGCCTCAGCCTCCCCTCGGACATCGGGCACGTGCAGGTGCTCAACCTCGCCAACAACTCGCTGCTCGAGCTGCCCGACGGCCTCGACTCGTCGCTGTCCGAGCTGCGGGCGCTGATCCTGCGGAGGAACCGCCTGAGGCGCCTGCCCTCCCGGCTGTGCGGCCTGCCGCTGCTCGACGAGCTCGACCTGGCGCACAACTGCCTGGCGGCGCTGCCGGCCGAGCTGGGGGCGCTGGGCCGCCTCCGCCGCCTGTGCCTCAGCCACAACAAGCTGCAGCAGCTGCCGCCCGAGATCGGCGGCCTGTCCGCCCTCGAGGAGCTCGACGTCAGCTTCAACGAGCTGCGCCAGCTGCCGGCCAGCCTGGGCCTACTCGCCCGGCTCCGCGCCCTGGACGTCGACCACAACCGCCTGAGCCACTTCCCGCCTCAGATCCTGCAGCTGGCCGAGCTGGAGGAGCTGGATCTCTCCGGGAACCAGATCCGGGCCCTGCCCCGGGACATCCCGAGGCTGCGCTCCGTCAAGATCCTGTGGCTGAGCAGCCTGCGCCTGTCGGCGTTGCCCGACACCTTCTGCGGCCTGGCCGCCCTCGAGAGCCTCATGCTGGACAACAACGGCCTGCGGGCCGTGCCCGAGCGCTTCGGCGAGCTGCGCCGCCTCAAGATGATCAACCTGTCGTCGAACCGCCTGGAGGAGTTCCCCGGCGCGCTGCTGCAGCTCACCGGCCTCGAGGAGCTCTACCTCAGCCGCAACGAGCTGTCCGTCATCCCGGCCGGCATCGCCGCCTTCAGCAACCTGGCCGCCCTGTGGCTGGACAACAACAAGGTGCGCTTCCTGCCCGACTCCATCGTGGAGCTCTCCAACCTGGAGGAGCTGGTGCTGCAGGGCAACCAGATCGCCATCCTGCCTGACTCCTTCGGCAGCCTCTCCAAAGTCAGCCTCTGGAAGATCAAGGACAACCCCCTGATCCAGCCGCCCTACGAGGTCTGCATGAAGGGCATCCCCTACATCGCGGCCTACCAGAAGGAGCTGGCGCTCTCGCAGCCCGCCGTCAAACCCAGGCTCAAGCTGGTGCTGATGGGCTCCAAAGGCGCCGGCAAGACCTCTCTCAGGCAGTGCCTGGTTGGGAACGCACCGGGTGCCCCTGCAACTCACGCCAAGGGAATCGAGGTGACCCAGTGGGTGGCAGATGCTGAGAAAAACCTGACCTTCATTGTCTACGACTTGGCTGGGGACCAGAACTATGATCTTATCCAGCCCTTCTTCCTCTCCCCGGGTGCACTGTACGTGCTGGTGGTCAGCCTGAGAGCCTATGCCCCCGATCGGTTTTACGAGCTGGTTGGCTATTTCTTGCACTTGCTCGGTGCCAGGGTCCCTCACGGGGTCGTGTGTGTGGTAGGAGCGCATGTGGACCAATGCAATGAGAAAGAGGTGGAGGAAAAGTGCCTGGACATCCATCATCAGATCGCACTGCAGGAGAAGAGAGATGTTGAGTTCATGCAGGCTGTGGCCGAGAAGGTGGATGGCGCACTGGGGCAAGAGTTTGACCTGCGAGCTACAAGCCCACATGCGCCCTTTTACGGAGTCTCTGATAAGAATTTGAGGAGAAAGAAGGCCCAGGTGCAGTACCTATTGAACAACCGTCTTCAGATCCTGTCCCCAGTTATCACTGTCAGCTGTCAGGGGGACCATGTTGGAATTACTCGCTTGAAGGAAAAGCTTCTTTCTGTGGCTGAACATAGAGAGATTTTCCCGAATCTGCATAGAGTCTTACCCAAATCCTGGCAGAGGCTGGAGGAACTGCATTATAAACCTCAAGAGCTCTGGCTTTCCTGGTGGGATTCTGCCAGGTTGGGATTACAAGCTGGTCTTACTGAGGACCGACTCCAAAGCGCCCTGTCCTATCTGCACGAAAGTGGCAAGCTGCTGTATTTTGAGGACAGTCTGACTCTCAAAGAGTGCGTCTTTCATAACTTGACCAAGCTGATTGACATCCTGAATGTCTTCTTCCAGCGCGATGCCTCAGTTCTGCTCCAGAAACTCTTGGCAGATGCCAATATTGATGAGCTGAGGGCAACACAACTGCACCATTATGTGGAGGGATTCCTGCTTCATGGACTGCTCCCTCTGCACATTATTCGTCTGCTTCTCAAGCCGCATATTAAAACTCAGCAGGATCTTCATTTGATTCTGGAACTACTGGAGAAGATGGGACTCTGTTACTGCCTGAACAAACCCAAAATTACTCCTATAAATGGTGTACCCATTTGGTTTAAATTCCCCTGTTATGTGAAAAATGAAGTTCCCCATGCAGAAGCCTGGATCAATGGGTCCAACCTTTCTGGACAACAGTTGGCAATCGAACAGCTCCAAGTGGAGTATAGTTTCCCTTTTTTGTTCCCACCAGGCTTATTTCCCAGATATAGTGTCCAGATCAACTCTCATGTTGTACACCGGTCAGATGGCAAGTACCAGATCTTTGCTTACAGGGGCAAGGTTCCAGTGGTGATCAGTTACAGACCAACCCAAAGTAGCTTGCAAGCAGACACCTTATCTATTGCTAGTCATGCTTCTTTGCCAAATATTTGGACTGCATGGCAAGCCATAATTCCTCTGATGGAAGAACTGAATGTACTCCTCCAGGAATGGCCGGGGTTATACTTCACTGTGCATGTCCTGTGCTCTAAGTGCCTTAAAAGAGGGTCTTCAAATCCTCACACCTTTCCAG AAATATGGTCCATGGGCTGA
- the mfhas1 gene encoding malignant fibrous histiocytoma-amplified sequence 1 homolog isoform X3, with protein MEGRRREGAAEDVGAGGRQAESLRMSESGSGSGGGGGLKTVRVWREAARRCRKLRGNWRQLSASGPRLSLPSDIGHVQVLNLANNSLLELPDGLDSSLSELRALILRRNRLRRLPSRLCGLPLLDELDLAHNCLAALPAELGALGRLRRLCLSHNKLQQLPPEIGGLSALEELDVSFNELRQLPASLGLLARLRALDVDHNRLSHFPPQILQLAELEELDLSGNQIRALPRDIPRLRSVKILWLSSLRLSALPDTFCGLAALESLMLDNNGLRAVPERFGELRRLKMINLSSNRLEEFPGALLQLTGLEELYLSRNELSVIPAGIAAFSNLAALWLDNNKVRFLPDSIVELSNLEELVLQGNQIAILPDSFGSLSKVSLWKIKDNPLIQPPYEVCMKGIPYIAAYQKELALSQPAVKPRLKLVLMGSKGAGKTSLRQCLVGNAPGAPATHAKGIEVTQWVADAEKNLTFIVYDLAGDQNYDLIQPFFLSPGALYVLVVSLRAYAPDRFYELVGYFLHLLGARVPHGVVCVVGAHVDQCNEKEVEEKCLDIHHQIALQEKRDVEFMQAVAEKVDGALGQEFDLRATSPHAPFYGVSDKNLRRKKAQVQYLLNNRLQILSPVITVSCQGDHVGITRLKEKLLSVAEHREIFPNLHRVLPKSWQRLEELHYKPQELWLSWWDSARLGLQAGLTEDRLQSALSYLHESGKLLYFEDSLTLKECVFHNLTKLIDILNVFFQRDASVLLQKLLADANIDELRATQLHHYVEGFLLHGLLPLHIIRLLLKPHIKTQQDLHLILELLEKMGLCYCLNKPKITPINGVPIWFKFPCYVKNEVPHAEAWINGSNLSGQQLAIEQLQVEYSFPFLFPPGLFPRYSVQINSHVVHRSDGKYQIFAYRGKVPVVISYRPTQSSLQADTLSIASHASLPNIWTAWQAIIPLMEELNVLLQEWPGLYFTVHVLCSKCLKRGSSNPHTFPGSYHYLQE; from the exons ATGgaggggaggaggagggagggagcgGCTGAAGATGTAGGGGCAGGAGGGAGGCAGGCCGAGTCTCTCAGGATGTCCGAGAGCGGTAGCGGTAGCGGTGGCGGGGGGGGCCTGAAGACGGTGCGGGTCTGGCGCGAGGCGGCTCGCCGCTGCCGCAAACTCCGCGGCAACTGGCGGCAGTTGAGCGCGAGCGGCCCGCGCCTCAGCCTCCCCTCGGACATCGGGCACGTGCAGGTGCTCAACCTCGCCAACAACTCGCTGCTCGAGCTGCCCGACGGCCTCGACTCGTCGCTGTCCGAGCTGCGGGCGCTGATCCTGCGGAGGAACCGCCTGAGGCGCCTGCCCTCCCGGCTGTGCGGCCTGCCGCTGCTCGACGAGCTCGACCTGGCGCACAACTGCCTGGCGGCGCTGCCGGCCGAGCTGGGGGCGCTGGGCCGCCTCCGCCGCCTGTGCCTCAGCCACAACAAGCTGCAGCAGCTGCCGCCCGAGATCGGCGGCCTGTCCGCCCTCGAGGAGCTCGACGTCAGCTTCAACGAGCTGCGCCAGCTGCCGGCCAGCCTGGGCCTACTCGCCCGGCTCCGCGCCCTGGACGTCGACCACAACCGCCTGAGCCACTTCCCGCCTCAGATCCTGCAGCTGGCCGAGCTGGAGGAGCTGGATCTCTCCGGGAACCAGATCCGGGCCCTGCCCCGGGACATCCCGAGGCTGCGCTCCGTCAAGATCCTGTGGCTGAGCAGCCTGCGCCTGTCGGCGTTGCCCGACACCTTCTGCGGCCTGGCCGCCCTCGAGAGCCTCATGCTGGACAACAACGGCCTGCGGGCCGTGCCCGAGCGCTTCGGCGAGCTGCGCCGCCTCAAGATGATCAACCTGTCGTCGAACCGCCTGGAGGAGTTCCCCGGCGCGCTGCTGCAGCTCACCGGCCTCGAGGAGCTCTACCTCAGCCGCAACGAGCTGTCCGTCATCCCGGCCGGCATCGCCGCCTTCAGCAACCTGGCCGCCCTGTGGCTGGACAACAACAAGGTGCGCTTCCTGCCCGACTCCATCGTGGAGCTCTCCAACCTGGAGGAGCTGGTGCTGCAGGGCAACCAGATCGCCATCCTGCCTGACTCCTTCGGCAGCCTCTCCAAAGTCAGCCTCTGGAAGATCAAGGACAACCCCCTGATCCAGCCGCCCTACGAGGTCTGCATGAAGGGCATCCCCTACATCGCGGCCTACCAGAAGGAGCTGGCGCTCTCGCAGCCCGCCGTCAAACCCAGGCTCAAGCTGGTGCTGATGGGCTCCAAAGGCGCCGGCAAGACCTCTCTCAGGCAGTGCCTGGTTGGGAACGCACCGGGTGCCCCTGCAACTCACGCCAAGGGAATCGAGGTGACCCAGTGGGTGGCAGATGCTGAGAAAAACCTGACCTTCATTGTCTACGACTTGGCTGGGGACCAGAACTATGATCTTATCCAGCCCTTCTTCCTCTCCCCGGGTGCACTGTACGTGCTGGTGGTCAGCCTGAGAGCCTATGCCCCCGATCGGTTTTACGAGCTGGTTGGCTATTTCTTGCACTTGCTCGGTGCCAGGGTCCCTCACGGGGTCGTGTGTGTGGTAGGAGCGCATGTGGACCAATGCAATGAGAAAGAGGTGGAGGAAAAGTGCCTGGACATCCATCATCAGATCGCACTGCAGGAGAAGAGAGATGTTGAGTTCATGCAGGCTGTGGCCGAGAAGGTGGATGGCGCACTGGGGCAAGAGTTTGACCTGCGAGCTACAAGCCCACATGCGCCCTTTTACGGAGTCTCTGATAAGAATTTGAGGAGAAAGAAGGCCCAGGTGCAGTACCTATTGAACAACCGTCTTCAGATCCTGTCCCCAGTTATCACTGTCAGCTGTCAGGGGGACCATGTTGGAATTACTCGCTTGAAGGAAAAGCTTCTTTCTGTGGCTGAACATAGAGAGATTTTCCCGAATCTGCATAGAGTCTTACCCAAATCCTGGCAGAGGCTGGAGGAACTGCATTATAAACCTCAAGAGCTCTGGCTTTCCTGGTGGGATTCTGCCAGGTTGGGATTACAAGCTGGTCTTACTGAGGACCGACTCCAAAGCGCCCTGTCCTATCTGCACGAAAGTGGCAAGCTGCTGTATTTTGAGGACAGTCTGACTCTCAAAGAGTGCGTCTTTCATAACTTGACCAAGCTGATTGACATCCTGAATGTCTTCTTCCAGCGCGATGCCTCAGTTCTGCTCCAGAAACTCTTGGCAGATGCCAATATTGATGAGCTGAGGGCAACACAACTGCACCATTATGTGGAGGGATTCCTGCTTCATGGACTGCTCCCTCTGCACATTATTCGTCTGCTTCTCAAGCCGCATATTAAAACTCAGCAGGATCTTCATTTGATTCTGGAACTACTGGAGAAGATGGGACTCTGTTACTGCCTGAACAAACCCAAAATTACTCCTATAAATGGTGTACCCATTTGGTTTAAATTCCCCTGTTATGTGAAAAATGAAGTTCCCCATGCAGAAGCCTGGATCAATGGGTCCAACCTTTCTGGACAACAGTTGGCAATCGAACAGCTCCAAGTGGAGTATAGTTTCCCTTTTTTGTTCCCACCAGGCTTATTTCCCAGATATAGTGTCCAGATCAACTCTCATGTTGTACACCGGTCAGATGGCAAGTACCAGATCTTTGCTTACAGGGGCAAGGTTCCAGTGGTGATCAGTTACAGACCAACCCAAAGTAGCTTGCAAGCAGACACCTTATCTATTGCTAGTCATGCTTCTTTGCCAAATATTTGGACTGCATGGCAAGCCATAATTCCTCTGATGGAAGAACTGAATGTACTCCTCCAGGAATGGCCGGGGTTATACTTCACTGTGCATGTCCTGTGCTCTAAGTGCCTTAAAAGAGGGTCTTCAAATCCTCACACCTTTCCAG GATCATATCACTATCTTCAAGAATGA
- the mfhas1 gene encoding malignant fibrous histiocytoma-amplified sequence 1 homolog isoform X2, which produces MEGRRREGAAEDVGAGGRQAESLRMSESGSGSGGGGGLKTVRVWREAARRCRKLRGNWRQLSASGPRLSLPSDIGHVQVLNLANNSLLELPDGLDSSLSELRALILRRNRLRRLPSRLCGLPLLDELDLAHNCLAALPAELGALGRLRRLCLSHNKLQQLPPEIGGLSALEELDVSFNELRQLPASLGLLARLRALDVDHNRLSHFPPQILQLAELEELDLSGNQIRALPRDIPRLRSVKILWLSSLRLSALPDTFCGLAALESLMLDNNGLRAVPERFGELRRLKMINLSSNRLEEFPGALLQLTGLEELYLSRNELSVIPAGIAAFSNLAALWLDNNKVRFLPDSIVELSNLEELVLQGNQIAILPDSFGSLSKVSLWKIKDNPLIQPPYEVCMKGIPYIAAYQKELALSQPAVKPRLKLVLMGSKGAGKTSLRQCLVGNAPGAPATHAKGIEVTQWVADAEKNLTFIVYDLAGDQNYDLIQPFFLSPGALYVLVVSLRAYAPDRFYELVGYFLHLLGARVPHGVVCVVGAHVDQCNEKEVEEKCLDIHHQIALQEKRDVEFMQAVAEKVDGALGQEFDLRATSPHAPFYGVSDKNLRRKKAQVQYLLNNRLQILSPVITVSCQGDHVGITRLKEKLLSVAEHREIFPNLHRVLPKSWQRLEELHYKPQELWLSWWDSARLGLQAGLTEDRLQSALSYLHESGKLLYFEDSLTLKECVFHNLTKLIDILNVFFQRDASVLLQKLLADANIDELRATQLHHYVEGFLLHGLLPLHIIRLLLKPHIKTQQDLHLILELLEKMGLCYCLNKPKITPINGVPIWFKFPCYVKNEVPHAEAWINGSNLSGQQLAIEQLQVEYSFPFLFPPGLFPRYSVQINSHVVHRSDGKYQIFAYRGKVPVVISYRPTQSSLQADTLSIASHASLPNIWTAWQAIIPLMEELNVLLQEWPGLYFTVHVLCSKCLKRGSSNPHTFPEGRSLMRQLKMVGPRTLPEEPLQR; this is translated from the exons ATGgaggggaggaggagggagggagcgGCTGAAGATGTAGGGGCAGGAGGGAGGCAGGCCGAGTCTCTCAGGATGTCCGAGAGCGGTAGCGGTAGCGGTGGCGGGGGGGGCCTGAAGACGGTGCGGGTCTGGCGCGAGGCGGCTCGCCGCTGCCGCAAACTCCGCGGCAACTGGCGGCAGTTGAGCGCGAGCGGCCCGCGCCTCAGCCTCCCCTCGGACATCGGGCACGTGCAGGTGCTCAACCTCGCCAACAACTCGCTGCTCGAGCTGCCCGACGGCCTCGACTCGTCGCTGTCCGAGCTGCGGGCGCTGATCCTGCGGAGGAACCGCCTGAGGCGCCTGCCCTCCCGGCTGTGCGGCCTGCCGCTGCTCGACGAGCTCGACCTGGCGCACAACTGCCTGGCGGCGCTGCCGGCCGAGCTGGGGGCGCTGGGCCGCCTCCGCCGCCTGTGCCTCAGCCACAACAAGCTGCAGCAGCTGCCGCCCGAGATCGGCGGCCTGTCCGCCCTCGAGGAGCTCGACGTCAGCTTCAACGAGCTGCGCCAGCTGCCGGCCAGCCTGGGCCTACTCGCCCGGCTCCGCGCCCTGGACGTCGACCACAACCGCCTGAGCCACTTCCCGCCTCAGATCCTGCAGCTGGCCGAGCTGGAGGAGCTGGATCTCTCCGGGAACCAGATCCGGGCCCTGCCCCGGGACATCCCGAGGCTGCGCTCCGTCAAGATCCTGTGGCTGAGCAGCCTGCGCCTGTCGGCGTTGCCCGACACCTTCTGCGGCCTGGCCGCCCTCGAGAGCCTCATGCTGGACAACAACGGCCTGCGGGCCGTGCCCGAGCGCTTCGGCGAGCTGCGCCGCCTCAAGATGATCAACCTGTCGTCGAACCGCCTGGAGGAGTTCCCCGGCGCGCTGCTGCAGCTCACCGGCCTCGAGGAGCTCTACCTCAGCCGCAACGAGCTGTCCGTCATCCCGGCCGGCATCGCCGCCTTCAGCAACCTGGCCGCCCTGTGGCTGGACAACAACAAGGTGCGCTTCCTGCCCGACTCCATCGTGGAGCTCTCCAACCTGGAGGAGCTGGTGCTGCAGGGCAACCAGATCGCCATCCTGCCTGACTCCTTCGGCAGCCTCTCCAAAGTCAGCCTCTGGAAGATCAAGGACAACCCCCTGATCCAGCCGCCCTACGAGGTCTGCATGAAGGGCATCCCCTACATCGCGGCCTACCAGAAGGAGCTGGCGCTCTCGCAGCCCGCCGTCAAACCCAGGCTCAAGCTGGTGCTGATGGGCTCCAAAGGCGCCGGCAAGACCTCTCTCAGGCAGTGCCTGGTTGGGAACGCACCGGGTGCCCCTGCAACTCACGCCAAGGGAATCGAGGTGACCCAGTGGGTGGCAGATGCTGAGAAAAACCTGACCTTCATTGTCTACGACTTGGCTGGGGACCAGAACTATGATCTTATCCAGCCCTTCTTCCTCTCCCCGGGTGCACTGTACGTGCTGGTGGTCAGCCTGAGAGCCTATGCCCCCGATCGGTTTTACGAGCTGGTTGGCTATTTCTTGCACTTGCTCGGTGCCAGGGTCCCTCACGGGGTCGTGTGTGTGGTAGGAGCGCATGTGGACCAATGCAATGAGAAAGAGGTGGAGGAAAAGTGCCTGGACATCCATCATCAGATCGCACTGCAGGAGAAGAGAGATGTTGAGTTCATGCAGGCTGTGGCCGAGAAGGTGGATGGCGCACTGGGGCAAGAGTTTGACCTGCGAGCTACAAGCCCACATGCGCCCTTTTACGGAGTCTCTGATAAGAATTTGAGGAGAAAGAAGGCCCAGGTGCAGTACCTATTGAACAACCGTCTTCAGATCCTGTCCCCAGTTATCACTGTCAGCTGTCAGGGGGACCATGTTGGAATTACTCGCTTGAAGGAAAAGCTTCTTTCTGTGGCTGAACATAGAGAGATTTTCCCGAATCTGCATAGAGTCTTACCCAAATCCTGGCAGAGGCTGGAGGAACTGCATTATAAACCTCAAGAGCTCTGGCTTTCCTGGTGGGATTCTGCCAGGTTGGGATTACAAGCTGGTCTTACTGAGGACCGACTCCAAAGCGCCCTGTCCTATCTGCACGAAAGTGGCAAGCTGCTGTATTTTGAGGACAGTCTGACTCTCAAAGAGTGCGTCTTTCATAACTTGACCAAGCTGATTGACATCCTGAATGTCTTCTTCCAGCGCGATGCCTCAGTTCTGCTCCAGAAACTCTTGGCAGATGCCAATATTGATGAGCTGAGGGCAACACAACTGCACCATTATGTGGAGGGATTCCTGCTTCATGGACTGCTCCCTCTGCACATTATTCGTCTGCTTCTCAAGCCGCATATTAAAACTCAGCAGGATCTTCATTTGATTCTGGAACTACTGGAGAAGATGGGACTCTGTTACTGCCTGAACAAACCCAAAATTACTCCTATAAATGGTGTACCCATTTGGTTTAAATTCCCCTGTTATGTGAAAAATGAAGTTCCCCATGCAGAAGCCTGGATCAATGGGTCCAACCTTTCTGGACAACAGTTGGCAATCGAACAGCTCCAAGTGGAGTATAGTTTCCCTTTTTTGTTCCCACCAGGCTTATTTCCCAGATATAGTGTCCAGATCAACTCTCATGTTGTACACCGGTCAGATGGCAAGTACCAGATCTTTGCTTACAGGGGCAAGGTTCCAGTGGTGATCAGTTACAGACCAACCCAAAGTAGCTTGCAAGCAGACACCTTATCTATTGCTAGTCATGCTTCTTTGCCAAATATTTGGACTGCATGGCAAGCCATAATTCCTCTGATGGAAGAACTGAATGTACTCCTCCAGGAATGGCCGGGGTTATACTTCACTGTGCATGTCCTGTGCTCTAAGTGCCTTAAAAGAGGGTCTTCAAATCCTCACACCTTTCCAG aaggaagatcattgatgcggcagctgaagatggttgggcctaggacactacctgaggaacccctgcagagatga